The Clostridiales bacterium FE2011 sequence CTTCTGGCGGGAGCGGATCATCCCCTCCGTGTTCAGGATGCGTTCCACGTCCGCCTCGTCATAGGCCGCGATTTTGTCATAATCAAACCCGTCAAAACAGGCGCGGAAGATCTCCCGCTTCTTCAGCATCAGGGACCAGGACAGGCCGCACTGCATGGCTTCCATCATCAGGTGCTCAAACATTTTCCGGTCGTCATGCACCGGTACACCCCACTCCGTATCATGGTAAACCTTCATTGCCTCGAAGGTGAAACCCCAGTCGCAGTTTCCCATCTGTGATCCTCCGTTTTGATTGCTGCACCCATCATATCACGTTATACCGCCCGAAAGCAAAACCGCCGCATACGTTTTATGCGGCGGCCTGTTCATTGTTTATTTACAGATCAGACTTCAGGCACTTTTATGAGAACGTCATTCCTCGTGGCGTAACCATATTCTTCTCCTTCGAACACAGACGCGATCCCCCATAATTCGTCCTTCATAGGCACAAGCTGAATCCCTTCAATAACAAGGTTTTTCTGTTCCGGGTCTTCAAAAAACGCCAGCAGATCATCCGGCATCATTTCTGTCTTCCCCAGTTCATTGCCACTCTCATCAAACCAGTGGAATCTCCATACGTACCGCTGTGTTCCGTTATATGCGGGCTGTTCATATACCAAGACAGTTTTCCCATTATACATCGTCATTCCATAAAACCACACGGACTCTTCTTCATCCACCGGTTTTGTCCAGATAACATTTCCGTCCCGATCGAGTTTTGTTATCGCCGTTCGCATGCTCCTCCCGTTTGTTTCAGGCTGGTTAATATCATTATATTGTACGATCAGATATCCGCTGTCCTCTGTCCTCACAGGGCAATCAATCTCCGGCTCAATATCATCCTGCCACGGACTGGGTATTGTTTTCTTCCAGATCACATTGCCCTGTAAGTCTGTCCTCGTGATATTATCTTTCGTTTCATCTGTCCAGCGGGAACCGAACAGAATCAGCCCGTCTTCCTCCTCAATCATGCAGTATGGATGGTGCATACCTCCCTCGCCGCCAAATCGGGTAATCACATTGCCATCCCAGTCAATCATATCACTCCAGCTTTCTTTCTCTGTCTGGTGATTCCTCACCAGGTACGAGGGAGTAACATTATTGATGGTCACATATTCATCCGAGGTCAGCACTACTTCCTTTCCGGTCGGTTTGCCGTCCTGGGTGAAAAATTTCAGCGACTGCCTTGAGATGGTATCTTCATTTTCTCCTGTCTGCCAGAACCATACTCCGATGGTTCCATCCGGCAGTACATGTGCATGATAAAAGCCAACCGTTCCCACAGTCTCGTCCAGGTATTCCCAGCTTACCGTACAGTCCTGATTCAGGCATACAAGCCATGCCTGGTCCTGATCGTCCTGTTCTTTGGCTGACCGGTTTCCGGCAAACAGCAGCCGTCCGTCCGGCAGCGTATCCCACCATACCAGTCTCTCATAGCCTTCCTTACCTATATCCACGATTGTATCTGCATATGCAGAGCAGACCATCAGTACCGCACACAGGCAGGCTGTCAGTATCCTCATCCACAGATTACGCTTCATATACTTTCTCCTTTTCCTGTTATCAGGGATATCATTGATTCAACGTTTTACTCTGAATATCTGTTCCTGATGCTTTTGCACGGGAAGAATCCGGACTTCCCATACGTTCATATAGTATGTTCACTGATTTCACAATCAGTTCACTGCGTTTTCACAAAAGAGAATTATGCTTTATTCAGATGATCAGAGAAAGTCAAACAACGACAGGAGGTATATCAATGTTTGCCGAGAAGATCAGGGAATTAAGGCAGTCCCGCAATTTGAGTGAAGCTGCGCTGGATGAAATCTTCGGTCTGATGCGCGGCACCGTGTCCAACTGGGAACACGGGTTTTCTGTTCCGGATGAGGAGCTGATTGACGACATTGCCGACTACTTCAAGGTCAAGCGGTCCGAGCTGATCGGCGCCTGACGCTGCAGTCTCCTTTCCATGTAAGAAGGAGGCCTTCCCTCTTGAACATAAAGGCATTCATGCATCGGTACCTGCATGAATGCCATCTTTGCGTTGAGTTGTCCCTGACAGATCGCCGCCAGTAAAATACCCGGCTTCATTCCGAAGCCGGGATTTTCTTATGCTTCCAGGTAAGCGATAATCGGTTCAATGAACCGGATATCCGCCAGGTCATGGTTCTGCGCAATGAATTCTCCCATTTCCTTATCCTTGGCTGTCGCGTTCTTCTTATTCTTCAGGGAATTGGCGAACATCTTCATGGCCATCCTGTAAGGGAAGCTCATCCGCTCATAATTGATACCGCCCTGGCAGTAGAACGCTTTGATATACTGCCGCTGTTCATCCGTCAGCAGCTGTTTCAGGGATTCAGCCACCTCCGGAGTACCGTCCGGGCTGCAGCCGACAGCGAAAACAGCCAGTTTCTTCCCCTTCCAGCCGGGAGCCTTCCCCAGAAACCAGGTGGACTTCGCCACTTTCCCTGCCATGCACCATCCACCGTAGACGATGGCGTCATATCCGCCAAAGAAGCTGTCCGGCTTCTTCTTCGCCTCCTTCAGGTCCAGGATGTCCGCGTTCATTCTTTCCGCGATCCATTCGGCATAGCGCTTCGTAAAGCCCGTCTGGGAAGTGTAAATCACGATTGTTTTCATAGCTTGCTCACATTCCTTTCCATGGTCATGATGGTCTCTATAGTGGTCTTCAGCTTGTCTTCATCAATGCCTTCAAAGATGCGGCCGATGATTGCCTGGCTGGGCGCGTCGTTTTTCTCACAGAACTGCCGGCAATAATCCGTCAGCACAACCCGCTGCTTCCGCCGGTCCTTTCCGTCCGTTGTCATGGAGACAAAGCCCTTGCGCTCCAGCTTCAGCAGGATCTGCTTCACGTTCTGGTGGGAGCTGCCCATGATCTCCGCCAGATCGTTCAGCGTGGGCGGCTCTTTACACAGCTTGACGCAGATGATGGCAAAGAACTGTTTCCAGGTGATCTCCTTCATAAAGCTGTCCGCGGAAGCCTGGTACCGGTTATCAAAGGCGCTCAGGAGACCCAGCAGGAACGCCTGCGGCGGCATCTGCCCGAACTCCACCTTGCCCATGCCCATCGCTTCATCATAATTCATAAGATCTTCTCACCTTCTTTTTTTAAAGCATGTAATATATTACATGTTTAGATTATATGTAACATATTACTTATTTTCTGTCAACCTTTTTCTGCCTGTTTCCATAAATAAGAACCGGCCTTTACAGGCCGGCTCCGGCAGGAAACATCATACAGGGGGCCAGGATTTATTCCGCCGCCTTTTCCAGATATGCGGCACTATCCAGGATCGTGGTCTGCACATAATCCAGTCCTGCCAGCACACTGACAACCGCCGCCTCCAGGTCATCACTGCAGCCGGCGCAGGCGTCTGTGATATAAACCACCGGGCAGCCCAGGTCGATTGCCTCAAAGGCGGTGGACAGGACGCAGCACTCGCTGACCACGCCCGTCAGCACAACGGAGCCGCCGCGCGCGGTGCACTGCTCCGCTGCCTCCCGGATTTCCGGAACAGTCATGGACGAATATGTGGACTTGGAGAAGACGGGATACTGTGTAAGGTATGGTGCCAGTTCAGGAACCATCTCATTCATCCATACGTCCTCATTGACCTCCCGGTTGATGACGTTATAGTCCTTCCATGTGCCGACAGGATCCTGCGGCGCGTCAAAACGGGTAAAAATGACCTCCGAAAACCGGCCGGATTCAATCAGGGCAATGATCTGTTCCGTTGCACGGGCCATATTGGGGCAGGTCCAGGGGCCTTCCGCCGTATAGGCGTTCTGCATGTCAATCACCAGCAGCAGATCACCGCCGGCCTGCTCCGCCAGTCCCCCCGTGCAGGCAAAGCAAAAAACAACCGTCAACAGTGCGCAAAGGAAAACACTGAATGCTTTTGTCCCTCTGGTCATGCTTATGATTCCTCCTTTTTCAATTGTCATCTGCCGTAAAGAAACACCGGTTCAGTACCGTCTCCATTCCGTTCCCGCAGCGGAATAGATTGCCCCCTTTATGACGACTGCATACAGAATACAAATTGCTCTGGATCAATTATATCATGCCTCTTCTGCCTCGGCCGATGCCAAAATGGAAGCTAATGATACAAGTTTTGCATGTTTCCGGTAAATAATCATTTTTGAACAAATGGAAGGAAAGCCTCCCCTGTTTCGTACGATATAGTGAAGACATTCATTTCACTGCAGCACATGATATGATGAAAATAAGGAAAAAACGGAGGAATATGTTATGAAGCGGTTTCTTGCAGTTATGCTGGCAGCAATCCTGCTGATCCCGGCCGCGGCCGCGTTTGCGGACGGCTACAGCGCCACGGACCAGGTCACCATCCCTGATCAGATCCACGAAGCCCTGAAGAAAGAAGCCCTTTCCGGCTACACGGCGACAAGCTACCTGGAGCATTCCGGCTCCGCCTTTGTCGTCATGCAGGCAGAAAACGGAACCAACATCCTGTACGTCCTGAATCCGAAGGGCAGCGGCTGGTCCATCTACGCAAAGACCGGCAAGGCCATTCCCCAGGGCACCGGGCTGGTAACCGTTGAAGAAGACTGGGAAAAGGGCGGCATCGTCCTCATCCAGAACTATGAACACCCCTATAACGCGGCCTCTGACATCCACAGCTTTGAAAAGCGGGCCTATTATAATAAGCAGAAAAACGGCACCTGGCAGCTGTGGAAATTCCGCGATGAAATCGCCTGGGTCACCATCGTGGCCTCTGAAACCCGCCTTGCCTACTACGGCGGCCAGGACGCCGAAGAGTACCAGGGCAGCGCCTACGGCACCGTGCAGACAGACCTGCGGTATGTAAACCTGAGCAGCCTGCCCGGCACGCTGAAGGAAGCACGGAACAAGCTGACCATCGCCCCCACGCTTCCGGGCGGAACGCTGTCCGCGGAAGTGATCAAATTCACCGGCGGCAAGAAGTACGAAGTCTATTCCGGCCCGGGTGAAAACTACCTGCGCGGCGCAAACGGAAAGGCGACCGTCTCCACCAACGACTGGATCCAGGTTTTCG is a genomic window containing:
- a CDS encoding flavodoxin, with the protein product MKTIVIYTSQTGFTKRYAEWIAERMNADILDLKEAKKKPDSFFGGYDAIVYGGWCMAGKVAKSTWFLGKAPGWKGKKLAVFAVGCSPDGTPEVAESLKQLLTDEQRQYIKAFYCQGGINYERMSFPYRMAMKMFANSLKNKKNATAKDKEMGEFIAQNHDLADIRFIEPIIAYLEA
- a CDS encoding MarR family transcriptional regulator codes for the protein MNYDEAMGMGKVEFGQMPPQAFLLGLLSAFDNRYQASADSFMKEITWKQFFAIICVKLCKEPPTLNDLAEIMGSSHQNVKQILLKLERKGFVSMTTDGKDRRKQRVVLTDYCRQFCEKNDAPSQAIIGRIFEGIDEDKLKTTIETIMTMERNVSKL
- a CDS encoding helix-turn-helix transcriptional regulator, encoding MFAEKIRELRQSRNLSEAALDEIFGLMRGTVSNWEHGFSVPDEELIDDIADYFKVKRSELIGA
- a CDS encoding cysteine hydrolase yields the protein MTRGTKAFSVFLCALLTVVFCFACTGGLAEQAGGDLLLVIDMQNAYTAEGPWTCPNMARATEQIIALIESGRFSEVIFTRFDAPQDPVGTWKDYNVINREVNEDVWMNEMVPELAPYLTQYPVFSKSTYSSMTVPEIREAAEQCTARGGSVVLTGVVSECCVLSTAFEAIDLGCPVVYITDACAGCSDDLEAAVVSVLAGLDYVQTTILDSAAYLEKAAE